A part of Antennarius striatus isolate MH-2024 chromosome 21, ASM4005453v1, whole genome shotgun sequence genomic DNA contains:
- the zgc:123217 gene encoding chymotrypsin-like protease CTRL-1, which produces MTVGEQECNMAAKFVLIFLICSSIGGQVSEAQDCGQAPLSTRILGGTNATAGAWPWQASIHLVPFGMHVCGGTLINDQWVLTAAHCLTVNIPNAYIVYLGRDTQDGPNPNEVAFIAAEIIVHPDFNDTLFQNDIALIRLSSAVNFTNFIRPICLASDTSQFFNGTPCWATGWGRLSENMNLPGSFPLQEIQIPVVGNNLCSCIYNNSVPRVTISDQMICAGTFNGGICQADSGGPLQCQQGSVWIQAGIASFFARCDMSTFPGGFTRVSEFNDWITAQVTPAGFMTFSSSGTDPDSSFVCPNATSHVNSLAQFAPTNFPLLLMLSCLMAVF; this is translated from the exons ATGACAGTAGGTGAGCAAGAGTGTAACATGGCAGCTAAGTTTGTATTGATCTTCTTGATTTGTTCATCCATCGGTGGGCAAG TGTCAGAAGCTCAGG ATTGTGGACAAGCACCTTTGTCAACAAGGATTTTGGGTGGTACAAATGCCACCGCTGGGGCTTGGCCCTGGCAGGCGAGCATACATCTTGTTCCTTTTGGGATGCATGTATGTGGAGGGACACTCATCAACGACCAGTGGGTGCTCACAGCAGCCCACTGCCTCACAGT AAACATCCCTAATGCATATATCGTCTACCTTGGAAGAGACACTCAGGATGGCCCCAATCCAAATGAGGTGGCTTTCATTGCGGCCGAGATCATCGTACATCCTGACTTCAACGACACACTCTTTCAAAATGACATCGCCCTGATAAGGCTCAGTAGTGCTGTGAATTTCACTAACTTCATCAGACCCATTTGCCTCGCCAGCGACACCAGCCAGTTCTTCAATGGCACCCCCTGCTGGGCCACCGGTTGGGGCAGGCTTTCTGAAAATA TGAACTTGCCAGGCTCTTTTCCACTGCAGGAGATTCAAATTCCTGTCGTAGGAAATAATCTTTGCAGCTGCATATACAACAACTCAGTGCCACGAGTGACCATCAGTGACCAAATGATTTGTGCAGGGACATTCAATGGTGGAATATGCCAG GCGGACTCAGGTGGACCTTTGCAATGCCAACAAGGCTCAGTGTGGATCCAGGCTGGCATTGCCAGTTTCTTTGCCCGTTGTGACATGTCGACATTCCCAGGGGGGTTTACCAGAGTGTCTGAATTCAATGATTGGATTACAGCTCAGGTGACACCAGCTGGGTTTATGACATTCAGTTCTAGTGGCACCGACCCAGACAGCAGCTTTGTGTGCCCAAATGCCACATCACATGTTAACTCATTAGCACAGTTTGCACCAACAAACTTTCCCCTTCTTCTTATGCTGAGCTGTCTTATGGCTGTATTTTGA
- the LOC137588907 gene encoding integrin alpha-M: protein MACMITAIVFLSALKSALCFNIEPVAWRSLANNAEGFGYQVVQRPSNLLVSAPIAQYSPRERGQIYRCSTTSCRLLSIPLPDFAVNASLGLKMTSDPTTQNTMICGPTIPRDCQSITMYKGVCMQVDRFDRIGNPVPSSMEDCRTETDIAFLLDGSGSVEDDDFEIMKKFVEDLVGSLLGTQTKFAIAQFSTGFSIHYHFNTFDATKWKTQIRDIFQLHGRTYTAAAITQVVQDVFSPRRGSRPNAKKVLIVITDGESNDHDFLPAAKELAEKKNIVRFAIGVGSSFSKDKAKEELNTIASLPSANHVFRVKNFDALSIIRQNLQDRIFSIEGSQSGGESLKKELSQDGFSAAYAPEGIQIAMVGANQWRGGYVQYTSKSKMERSYEPTFLEADSYLGYSMAVAITRQDSLTVIGAPRYQHRGIVMTVQSNGQNQIIDPYPWQFQVGEYFGAEVCTMDVDRDTYTDLVFISAPMYLDTDREGRVYVCNLYGLNIECHLLSPLVLRGYASDKGRFGSSLAVLPDLNRDGFNDLAVGAPLENDGQGSIYVFHGEGRGKISLASSQRIAGNEVESGLRFFGISISQSSIDLSGDGLPDLTVGSKGKIVFIRSKPIVMVEASVSFMPNQISTQNCDRSEPLENTATICFMMTRHSPVDEAQARINYTLTLDGTRKSPRNRAYISEKERVDRGSLVLDLKQRQCRTVNFFVEVCPEDSLNALYNELSFTFDSLPSETNLRSSLAEQAQTTSFHALRFEINCGPDNECIDNLQVDFNFTSSSEVKVGIDELLDVTISVKNSKEDSYNSRVILTYPAGLSYRKFTALKGQIECDSMDNKDGFSLAFGETDCTINRPIFKSNAEVLFIVSYGIDNSNQLGGRIFVTANATSDNQEHSSLSNLYKKKWIDVKHSIFVTIESSLSYNNFTFGKNDLQKPVNQSIVFKNDLRAFNVTLVIRVPVKLGDKDIWVDSNSLFPDCQSDEHEEANVTDFIAHIQKNKLVDCSVAQCRVFKCNRFMVELDRKQYTISANLSSGWIEQIGLQAAKFFLTSTATLEYDRSQFIFFSTGSDYNPPVRQIVAEVEVYPEPDFTTEIIGGSLGGLALVALITIGLYKAGFFKSKYQDMINDKTGEAGELGTNGGCPTPE from the exons ATGGCCTGCATGATTACTGCTATAGTATTTTTGTCAG CATTAAAATCAGcactttgttttaatattgaacCTGTTGCTTGGAGGTCCCTGGCTAACAATGCTGAAGGTTTTGGATACCAGGTTGTGCAAAGACCATCAAA CTTGCTGGTCAGTGCTCCCATTGCACAGTATTCACCAAGAGAGAGAGGACAAATATATAGATGCTCCACCACATCCTGCAGACTATTATCAATTCCAT TGCCAGACTTTGCAGTCAATGCATCCCTTGGTTTAAAAATGACAAGTGATCCCACCACACAAAATACTATG ATATGCGGACCAACTATCCCAAGAGACTGTCAAAGTATCACTATGTACAAAGGTGTGTGCATGCAGGTAGATCGTTTTGATCGCATTGGAAATCCTGTACCTTCTTCTATGGAAG ACTGCAGGACAGAAACAGACATTGCATTTTTATTGGATGGCTCAGGCAGCGTAGAGGATGATGATTTTGAAATAATGAAGAAATTTGTAGAAGATCTGGTTGGGTCATTGCTGGGAACTCAAACAAAG TTTGCCATAGCCCAGTTCTCCACAGGATTCAGTATCCATTATCACTTCAATACATTTGACGCTACAAAGTGGAAAACTCAAATACGTGACATTTTTCAGTTACATGGACGGACATACACAGCTGCTGCCATCACACAAGTTGT ACAAGATGTATTCTCTCCAAGACGAGGCTCCAGACCAAATGCAAAGAAAGTTTTGATAGTTATAACAGATGGAGAATCAAATGACCACGATTTTTTACCAGCAGCAAAAGAAttagctgaaaagaaaaacattgttcGATTTGCTATTGGG GTCGGGAGTTCATTTTCCAAAGACAAAGCAAAAGAGGAACTGAACACCATTGCATCATTACCTTCAGCAAACCATGTGTTTCGAGTAAAGAACTTTGACGCACTTAGCATAATAAGGCAGAATTTGCAGGACAGGATCTTCTCCATTGAAG GATCTCAATCAGGTGGAGAGTCATTAAAAAAGGAATTGTCTCAAGATGGATTCAGTGCAGCATACGCTCCCGAG GGAATACAGATAGCTATGGTTGGTGCCAACCAGTGGAGGGGAGGATACGTACAATATACAAGCAAAAGCAAGATGGAGAGATCTTATGAGCCAACGTTTTTGGAGGCAGACAGTTATCTGG gGTACTCCATGGCAGTTGCCATAACGAGACAAGACTCTTTGACTGTTATTGGTGCACCAAGATACCAACACAGAGGTATTGTGATGACTGTTCAGAGTAATGGCCAAAACCAAATCATTGATCCCTATCCATGGCAG TTTCAGGTTGGTGAATATTTTGGAGCAGAGGTTTGTACCATGGATGTGGATAGAGACACCTACACTGATCTTGTCTTCATATCTGCCCCCATGTACTTGGACACTGACAGGGAAGGAAGAGTTTACGTGTGCAACTTATATGGTTTG AATATAGAATGTCATTTACTCTCTCCATTGGTATTGAGAGGGTATGCATCTGATAAAGGGAGGTTTGGATCCTCTCTTGCTGTACTACCTGATCTGAACCGAGATGGTTTCAATGATTTGGCCGTTGGAGCACCTTTGGAGAACGATGGTCAAGGCAGCATCTACGTATTCcatggagaaggaagaggaaaaattaGTCTTGCTTCGTCACAG aggATTGCTGGCAATGAGGTTGAGTCAGGACTGAGGTTCTTTGGCAtttcaatcagtcagtcatctaTTGACCTTAGTGGGGACGGTCTGCCTGACTTAACTGTGGGTTCCAAGGGCAAAATTGTCTTCATCAG GTCGAAGCCAATAGTAATGGTGGAAGCTTCAGTGTCTTTCATGCCAAACCAAATCTCTACTCAAAATTGTGATCGCTCAGAGCCATTGGAAAACACAGCCACAATTTGCTTTATGATGACCAGACATTCTCCAGTGGACGAAG CTCAAGCAAGGATTAATTACACTCTAACACTTGATGGGACCCGCAAGTCCCCAAGAAATCGAGCCTATATCAGTGAGAAGGAACGAGTGGACAGGGGGTCACTTGTTCTTGACTTAAAACAGCGACAGTGCCGCACTGTGAACTTCTTTGTTGAA GTTTGCCCAGAAGATTCTCTCAATGCACTTTACAATGAACTCAGCTTTACCTTTGACAGTTTGCCTTCTGAAACCAATCTCCGCTCAAGTCTTGCTGAGCAGGCTCAGACCACATCTTTTCATGCT CTCAGATTTGAAATCAACTGTGGTCCTGACAACGAATGCATTGACAATTTGCAAGTAGACTTCAACTTCACCAG TTCCTCAGAGGTGAAAGTGGGGATTGATGAGTTGTTGGATGTCACCATTTCAGTGAAGAACAGCAAGGAAGATTCTTATAATAGCCGTGTCATTCTCACATACCCAGCTGGACTCTCTTATAGAAAGTTTACAGCTCTGAAG ggACAAATCGAGTGTGACTCAATGGACAATAAGGATGGCTTTTCTTTGGCTTTTGGAGAAACAGATTGTACCATTAACAGGCCTATTTTCAAGAGCAATGCTGAG GTTTTGTTCATTGTCTCCTATGGGATTGACAACAGTAATCAGCTTGGCGGGAGAATTTTTGTCACTGCAAATGCTACCAG TGACAATCAGGAACATTCTAGTTTAAGCAATCTGTATAAAAAGAAATGGATTGATGTGAAGCACAGCATTTTTGTCACGATTGAAAG CTCCCTCAGCTACAACAATTTTACTTTTGGGAAGAATGACTTGCAGAAACCAGTCAACCAATCAATTGTG TTTAAAAATGATCTCAGAGCATTCAACGTCACTTTGGTGATCAGGGTGCCGGTGAAGCTTGGAGATAAAGACATCTGGGTGGATTCGAACAGTCTG TTTCCAGATTGTCAAAGTGATGAACATGAAGAAGCTAATGTCACCGATTTTATTGCTCATATACAGAAAAATAAGTTAGTG GACTGTTCTGTAGCCCAGTGCCGAGTGTTCAAGTGCAACAGGTTCATGGTTGAACTGGACAGAAAACAGTACACCATCTCTGCCAACCTTAGCTCTGGATGGATAGAGCAG ATTGGACTCCAAGCTGCAAAATTCTTCTTGACCAGCACAGCAACTCTGGAGTATGACAGAAGTCAGTTCATCTTCTTTTCAACCGGATCAGATTATAACCCTCCTGTTCGCCAG ATTGTGGCAGAGGTTGAAGTGTATCCTGAACCAGACTTCACCACAGAGATTATTGGAGGTTCCCTAGGAGGGTTAGCTCTAGTAGCTTTAATCACAATAGGCCTATATAAG gCTGGGTTTTTCAAGAGCAAGTACCAAGACATGATTAATGACAAGACCGGAGAAGCAGGAGAACTGGGGACTAATGGAGGTTGTCCAACACCAGAATAA
- the aldoab gene encoding aldolase a, fructose-bisphosphate, b gives MSHAYPFLTPEQKKELSDIAQRIVAPGKGILAADESTGSVAKRFQSINAENTEENRRLYRQLLFTADDSIVPCIGGVILFHETMYQKTDDGKLFTQYLRERGMVVGIKVDKGVVPLAGTNGETTTQGLDGLYERCAQYKKDGADFAKWRCVLKITPTTPSKLAILENANVLARYASICQMHGIVPIVEPEILPDGDHDLKRCQYVTEKVLAAVYKALSDHHVYLEGTLLKPNMVTAGHSCSHKYSNQEIAMATVTALRRTVPPAVPGITFLSGGQSEEEASINLNAMNQCPLHRPWALTFSYGRALQASALKAWGGKKENGKACQDEFIKRALANNKACQGKYVSSGGSSAGGESLFVANHAY, from the exons ATGTCTCACGCATATCCCTTCCTCACTCCAGAGCAGAAGAAGGAGCTCAGTGACATTGCCCAGAGGATCGTTGCTCCTGGCAAGGGAATCCTTGCTGCAGATGAGTCCACTG GCAGTGTAGCCAAACGTTTCCAGAGCATCAACGCTGAGAACACTGAAGAGAACAGGAGGCTGTACCGCCAGCTCCTCTTCACTGCTGATGACAGCATTGTCCCTTGCATCGGTGGGGTCATTCTCTTCCATGAGACCATGTACCAGAAGACTGATGATGGCAAACTCTTCACCCAGTACCTCAGAGAACGGGGCATGGTTGTGGGTATTAAAGTTGACAAAGGTGTTGTACCCCTGGCGGGAACCAATGGCGAGACAACCACCCAGG GTCTTGATGGACTTTATGAGCGCTGCGCCCAGTACAAGAAGGATGGTGCTGACTTTGCCAAGTGGCGCTGTGTGCTGAAAATCACCCCCACTACTCCTTCAAAACTGGCCATTCTGGAGAATGCCAATGTCCTGGCTCGCTATGCCAGCATCTGCCAGATG CATGGCATCGTCCCCATTGTTGAGCCGGAGATCCTTCCTGATGGTGACCATGACCTGAAGCGTTGCCAGTACGTTACTGAGAAGGTCCTTGCTGCCGTCTACAAAGCCCTGTCTGACCACCACGTCTATCTTGAAGGCACCTTGCTCAAGCCCAACATGGTTACTGCAGGACACTCCTGCTCACACAAGTACAGCAACCAGGAGATTGCTATGGCAACTGTTACTGCCCTACGCCGCACTGTACCCCCTGCAGTCCCTG GCATTACCTTCCTGTCTGGTGGACAAAGTGAGGAGGAGGCATCCATCAACTTGAATGCCATGAACCAGTGCCCTCTGCACAGGCCCTGGGCCCTCACCTTCTCATATGGCCGTGCCCTGCAGGCTTCTGCCCTCAAAGCCTGGGGTGGCAAGAAGGAGAATGGAAAAGCATGCCAGGATGAGTTCATCAAGAGAGCTCTG GCCAACAACAAGGCTTGCCAGGGCAAATATGTTTCCTCTGGTGGAAGCAGCGCTGGTGGAGAGTCACTGTTTGTGGCTAACCATGCTTATTAA